One segment of Nothobranchius furzeri strain GRZ-AD chromosome 13, NfurGRZ-RIMD1, whole genome shotgun sequence DNA contains the following:
- the LOC139061520 gene encoding olfactory receptor 1D2-like has protein sequence MNEKLQLVLVLQGLNESLSNRQVYSTLALTSYLLTVWVNLVLVVTVSLDKALHQPMYIFLCNLCCAGVCGASSFYIKLLHDLLSEEHLISYVGCLTQMVVSYAYVFSQFTSLTVMAYDRYLAICQPLHYHTLMTFQKVVVLLLLTWTFSLLESLVGIVLTSQLPLCSRYINGIICTNWEVVKLSCSDTTANNLYGFLIVFLHTSQTGLILVSYGHLIRTATRSESDRRKFAQTCTPHLITLLVFSTSLLLNPLYSRYGGPEGPLQSAMAVEFLVVPPIINPTVYGMKLRKIRARIQVRFCFWLSDRLETQQDRS, from the coding sequence ATGAATGAAAAGCTGCAGCTTGTGCTTGTGCTCCAGGGTCTGAACGAGTCACTGAGCAACCGTCAGGTCTACTCCACCCTGGCTCTGACGTCCTATCTGCTCACGGTTTGGGTCAACCTGGTGCTTGTGGTCACGGTGAGCCTGGATAAGGCGCTGCACCAGCCCATGTACATCTTCCTGTGTAACCTGTGCTGTGCTGGTGTCTGTGGAGCCTCCAGCTTCTACATCAAGCTGCTTCATGACCTGCTCTCTGAGGAACACCTCATCTCCTACGTGGGCTGCTTGACACAGATGGTTGTCTCGTACGCCTACGTCTTCAGTCAGTTCACCAGTCTGACTGTTATGGCGTACGATCGATACCTGGCCATCTGCCAGCCGCTGCACTATCACACTCTGATGACGTTTCAGAAGGTGGTGGTGCTGCTGTTGCTCACCTGGACCTTCTCGCTGCTGGAGTCGCTGGTCGGTATAGTCCTGACGTCCCAGCTGCCGCTCTGCAGCCGCTACATCAATGGGATAATCTGCACCAACTGGGAGGTGGTGAAGCTCTCCTGCTCCGACACGACCGCCAACAACCTGTATGGCTTCCTGATTGTGTTCCTTCACACGTCACAGACCGGACTCATCCTGGTCTCCTACGGCCACCTGATCCGCACCGCCACTCGCTCCGAGTCCGACCGCAGGAAGTTTGCTCAGACGTGCACGCCCCACCTGATCACGCTGCTGGTGTTCTCCACGTCGCTGCTGTTAAACCCGCTCTACTCCCGTTACGGAGGCCCGGAGGGGCCGCTGCAGAGCGCGATGGCAGTAGAGTTCCTTGTAGTCCCTCCAATCATCAACCCAACAGTCTACGGCATGAAGCTGCGGAAAATCAGGGCCCGGATCCAGGTTCGGTTCTGCTTCTGGCTCTCCGACAGACTGGAGACCCAGCAGGATCGCTCATAA